A genomic region of Chitinimonas arctica contains the following coding sequences:
- the sctD gene encoding type III secretion system inner membrane ring subunit SctD — protein sequence MNFQYKLRLLNGPLLGRELKLPPGTIHIGDGDSDSDIVVPLEGGGMAQLLIDEEGVVVATPAPCWVDGEVWDTAQPLPLGRAVDLDGVAMVFGRVEDELANLTVPVRMNRQGGKHGKRQVWLPLAIVCVTAAILLLSYLLLNQDGTPSAQARAADSTTTPALPPRNPELSSLRFKWDQQHVLTISGPCADSVQVELMLQALRQSGTLFRNETVCRDQLIRNALNIIQLHGYRDVEVRDGDSLDSIKIEGPIRADERWEGVLQDLRRVSGLRSWEVRNDVDGAVRQLALWLKEQGLGEGVSITLLNDTMMVTGALDTATETHLKRALRQFDGQAHLRLKTAFQNIPSAVDINQYLPAPPQSIGGNRGAPYLELANGLRLQAGSYLPNGYEVISFSNKGIGLLSNNSVVYLPLGW from the coding sequence ATGAACTTCCAGTACAAGCTGAGACTATTGAATGGCCCCTTGCTCGGGCGCGAACTGAAATTGCCACCCGGTACGATACATATCGGCGATGGCGACAGCGATTCGGATATCGTCGTGCCGCTTGAAGGCGGCGGCATGGCACAGTTGCTGATCGACGAAGAGGGGGTCGTCGTAGCGACGCCCGCGCCGTGCTGGGTGGACGGCGAGGTATGGGATACCGCGCAGCCCCTGCCGCTCGGCCGTGCGGTCGATCTGGATGGCGTGGCCATGGTCTTTGGCCGGGTCGAGGATGAACTGGCCAATCTGACGGTGCCGGTGCGTATGAACCGGCAGGGTGGCAAGCACGGTAAGCGGCAAGTCTGGCTACCGCTGGCTATCGTATGCGTCACCGCGGCCATACTGCTGCTTTCCTATCTGTTGCTTAACCAGGACGGCACACCGTCGGCCCAGGCGCGCGCGGCGGATTCCACGACGACGCCCGCGTTGCCGCCGCGCAACCCGGAGTTAAGCAGCCTGCGCTTCAAATGGGACCAGCAGCATGTTCTGACCATCTCCGGGCCTTGTGCCGACTCCGTCCAGGTGGAGCTGATGCTGCAGGCCCTGAGGCAGAGCGGCACGCTGTTCCGCAACGAAACCGTATGCCGCGACCAGTTGATACGCAATGCACTCAACATCATCCAGCTGCATGGCTATCGGGATGTCGAGGTCCGGGACGGCGACAGCCTGGATTCGATCAAGATCGAAGGCCCGATTCGCGCGGACGAGCGTTGGGAAGGCGTACTACAGGATCTCCGGCGGGTAAGCGGCCTACGGTCCTGGGAGGTGCGCAATGACGTGGATGGCGCGGTGCGGCAACTGGCCTTATGGCTGAAGGAGCAGGGACTGGGGGAGGGGGTGAGCATCACCTTGCTCAACGACACCATGATGGTCACGGGGGCGCTCGATACCGCGACGGAAACGCATTTGAAGCGGGCCTTGCGGCAGTTCGATGGCCAGGCGCACCTCAGGCTGAAGACAGCATTCCAGAATATCCCTTCGGCCGTGGACATCAATCAATACCTGCCCGCCCCGCCGCAAAGCATAGGCGGCAATCGTGGCGCGCCCTATCTGGAATTGGCCAACGGACTCCGCCTGCAAGCCGGTAGCTACCTACCCAATGGCTATGAAGTCATTTCGTTCTCCAACAAGGGGATAGGCTTGCTTTCGAACAATAGCGTGGTTTACCTGCCGCTTGGCTGGTAA
- a CDS encoding EscC/YscC/HrcC family type III secretion system outer membrane ring protein, producing MRWSLGVLGLLMHAWVHAAPPVLQSDNTEPYRLVTRGIKLTSLLKDLGSNYGLSVVVSSKVDNVFVGTLNEPGPDEVLDRLARLYGLAWYYDGEAVYVYQAQEVSTDLVTPVYLPASTVMAELSQNGRLDSRFCRVRALPSTNALEVFGVPICVERVNRLTKRLDEQALNQDKNKETVRVFPLKYATASDGEYTYRGQRVVVPGVVSVLRDMVQSRGLAPDGSKEALVPADRAQAYFSADTRQNAVIVRDHSANLKLYEDLIPQLDLKPKLIEISVAIIDVDAGDISALGVDWSASAKLGKGSIEFNTGMPDTGGFSTVISNTGNFMMRLSALEQHSKAKVLSRPSLVTLNNVQAILDRNITFYTKVTSEKVAKLESIATGSLLRVTPRLFEDEGQQQVMLMLNIQDGKQGQPTSHAETLPQVLNSEITTQASLKAGQSLLLGGFVQDEQIEGERKIPFLGDLPLIGKLFSSRSKTNNRVVRLFLIKAEPVSNKG from the coding sequence ATGAGGTGGTCACTGGGCGTGTTGGGCCTACTGATGCACGCATGGGTGCATGCGGCGCCGCCGGTTCTACAGTCCGACAATACCGAGCCTTATCGCCTGGTCACCCGGGGTATCAAACTTACCAGCCTACTCAAGGATCTGGGCTCGAACTATGGCTTGTCGGTCGTGGTCAGCAGCAAGGTCGACAATGTCTTTGTCGGCACGCTGAACGAGCCTGGGCCCGACGAGGTATTGGATAGGCTCGCACGCCTGTATGGATTGGCGTGGTACTACGACGGTGAAGCCGTCTATGTCTATCAGGCGCAGGAAGTCAGCACCGATCTGGTCACGCCGGTCTATTTGCCGGCCAGCACGGTCATGGCCGAGTTGAGCCAGAATGGGCGCCTGGATAGCCGGTTTTGCCGGGTGCGTGCCTTACCATCGACCAATGCGCTGGAAGTATTCGGTGTGCCCATCTGCGTCGAACGGGTCAACCGCCTGACGAAGCGCCTCGACGAACAGGCCTTGAACCAGGACAAGAACAAGGAAACGGTACGGGTATTCCCGCTCAAGTACGCCACGGCCAGCGATGGTGAATATACCTACCGGGGGCAGCGTGTCGTCGTGCCCGGCGTTGTTTCGGTCTTGCGCGACATGGTCCAGTCCAGGGGCTTGGCCCCCGACGGCAGCAAGGAGGCCTTGGTGCCGGCCGATCGGGCGCAAGCCTATTTTTCCGCGGACACCAGGCAGAACGCCGTCATCGTGCGCGACCATAGTGCGAACCTCAAGCTCTATGAAGACTTGATTCCGCAACTGGATCTCAAACCCAAGCTGATTGAAATCTCCGTGGCCATCATCGATGTCGATGCCGGCGATATCTCCGCGCTGGGCGTGGATTGGTCGGCCTCGGCCAAGCTGGGTAAGGGAAGCATAGAATTCAATACCGGCATGCCCGATACCGGCGGCTTCTCGACCGTCATCAGCAATACCGGCAATTTCATGATGCGCCTGAGCGCCCTGGAACAGCACTCCAAGGCAAAGGTGCTGTCTCGCCCTTCGCTGGTCACGCTCAACAATGTCCAGGCGATCCTGGACCGCAACATTACTTTCTATACCAAGGTGACCAGCGAAAAGGTCGCCAAGCTGGAGTCGATCGCCACCGGCTCGCTGCTACGGGTAACGCCGCGCCTGTTCGAGGATGAGGGGCAGCAGCAGGTGATGCTGATGCTGAATATCCAGGACGGCAAGCAAGGCCAGCCCACCAGCCATGCCGAGACGCTACCGCAGGTACTGAACTCCGAAATCACGACCCAAGCCTCGCTCAAGGCGGGCCAAAGCTTGCTGCTTGGCGGCTTTGTGCAGGACGAGCAAATAGAGGGCGAGCGCAAGATTCCGTTTTTGGGCGATCTTCCCCTTATCGGCAAGTTATTCAGCAGCAGATCCAAAACCAACAACCGCGTTGTCCGCCTGTTCCTTATAAAAGCAGAGCCCGTCAGCAATAAGGGCTAA
- a CDS encoding PAS domain S-box protein, protein MPRKPTPGDHRPDGLVGYAESTPTGLGLTPLRIQHDMNAAPPSALASSAAILDMPLVLREGLPMAAYACDADGRIRWFNRRAASLWGREPLIQDGRELYCGAYQLLDLDGSSFAHDKQPMAQVLRTGTGNHEQEVIVQRQDGTRAVALLQIEPVFDEGQVLIGAICCCTETTARYQTLQALHENQRTPSELLQALPAAIYTTDAKGYITSFNAAAVALWGWEPVIGSSQWCGAWRLLWPDGTHLPHEECPMAITLKEGRPLRGIEAMAERRDGSRVPFLAYPSPIWDEHGTLIGAVNMLVDYTAQKHSERRLRDEANINETLSHISEMLVTELALPKIAQLVTDGATKLIAAQFGAFFYNAQDGQGERYMMYAISGEVHEVASPFTVAPDTDMLRRLFQGHGAVRVDDLTQVPGYKESVLGHAAQTIKSHLAVPVISNSGEFLGALLFGHSLAGVFTERHEQLIGGVANQAAIAIDNARLYTRLQEVAERLSLALSAAKLGDWSWMVESDLVTFSENAARIFGITAEPLKPWSEMVDMIHAEDREQVIQAIGQAVITRQPTSIECRIARPDGRSVWVSAWGMANSHVDGANQGLFGVIQDISERKQMEEELRKRASALADTDKRKDEFLATLAHELRNPLAPLRTSLEVLQRKDCTEAQYVAARAVMSRQVAQMAILIDELLDVSRISSGKVILRRENIGLQAIIDHALEMTLPLITEYGHRISVNIPAAPVYLHADKTRLAQTLSNLLNNAAKYTPKGGDIWLDATVDGHDIVINIRDSGIGIASEMLERVFDVFLQIDRNFEQAEGGLGIGLSLAKRLTALHGGSLTAHSEGLGKGSLFTLRLPLLANLEAPMHDTLPISAEHGASTARRILVVDDNVDCLESMAMLLELEGHEVLRAQDGLDAYRIAMQKRPDIVFMDIGLPKLNGYETAQKLREDYGSQALTLVAISGWGQDKDRTLSLQAGFDFHLVKPVDFSALTMVINEGRPGA, encoded by the coding sequence ATGCCGCGCAAGCCCACGCCAGGCGACCATCGGCCGGACGGCCTGGTCGGCTATGCTGAAAGCACTCCCACCGGACTAGGCCTCACTCCCTTGCGGATCCAACACGATATGAACGCAGCACCACCCAGCGCGCTTGCCTCCAGCGCCGCCATTCTCGACATGCCGCTGGTCCTGCGTGAAGGCTTGCCGATGGCGGCTTATGCCTGCGATGCCGATGGCCGTATCCGTTGGTTCAACCGGCGGGCGGCGTCACTATGGGGTCGCGAACCGCTGATACAGGATGGCCGCGAACTGTATTGCGGTGCCTATCAGCTGCTCGACCTTGACGGCAGCTCCTTCGCGCATGACAAACAGCCCATGGCGCAGGTCTTGCGCACCGGCACGGGCAACCATGAGCAGGAAGTCATCGTACAAAGGCAGGACGGTACGCGTGCAGTGGCGCTATTGCAGATCGAGCCGGTATTCGACGAAGGCCAGGTACTGATCGGCGCGATCTGCTGCTGTACCGAAACCACCGCGCGCTACCAGACCTTGCAGGCCCTGCATGAAAACCAGCGCACGCCCAGCGAATTGCTGCAAGCGCTGCCGGCAGCCATCTATACCACCGACGCCAAAGGCTATATCACCTCCTTCAACGCAGCGGCCGTGGCGCTGTGGGGCTGGGAACCGGTCATCGGCAGCAGCCAGTGGTGCGGCGCCTGGCGGCTGCTATGGCCGGACGGCACCCACTTGCCCCATGAAGAGTGCCCGATGGCCATCACCCTGAAGGAGGGTCGCCCGCTACGCGGCATCGAAGCAATGGCCGAGCGCCGGGACGGTAGCCGCGTACCCTTTCTGGCCTACCCTTCGCCGATTTGGGATGAGCACGGCACCCTGATCGGTGCGGTCAATATGCTGGTGGACTACACCGCGCAGAAGCACTCCGAAAGGCGCCTGCGCGACGAAGCGAATATCAATGAAACGCTCAGCCATATCAGCGAGATGCTGGTCACCGAACTGGCCTTGCCCAAGATCGCGCAGTTGGTGACCGATGGCGCGACCAAGCTGATAGCCGCGCAATTCGGCGCCTTCTTCTACAACGCCCAGGATGGCCAGGGCGAGCGCTATATGATGTACGCCATCTCCGGCGAGGTGCATGAGGTCGCCTCGCCCTTCACCGTCGCGCCCGACACGGACATGCTGCGCCGCCTTTTCCAGGGCCATGGCGCGGTGCGGGTGGACGATCTGACCCAGGTACCCGGTTACAAGGAAAGCGTACTGGGCCACGCCGCCCAAACGATCAAAAGCCACCTGGCGGTGCCGGTAATTTCCAATAGCGGAGAATTCCTCGGCGCACTGCTGTTCGGGCACTCGCTGGCCGGCGTATTTACCGAACGGCATGAACAGTTGATCGGCGGCGTGGCGAACCAGGCCGCCATCGCCATCGACAATGCCCGGCTCTACACCCGCCTGCAGGAAGTCGCCGAACGGCTCAGCCTGGCATTGTCGGCGGCCAAGCTCGGCGACTGGAGCTGGATGGTCGAATCCGACCTGGTGACCTTTTCCGAAAACGCCGCCAGGATATTCGGCATCACGGCCGAGCCCCTCAAGCCGTGGTCCGAGATGGTCGATATGATTCATGCGGAAGATCGCGAGCAGGTCATCCAGGCGATTGGCCAGGCGGTCATCACCCGTCAACCCACCAGTATCGAATGCCGTATCGCACGGCCCGATGGCCGCAGCGTCTGGGTATCGGCCTGGGGGATGGCCAATAGCCACGTCGATGGCGCCAACCAGGGCCTGTTCGGCGTAATCCAGGACATCAGCGAACGCAAACAGATGGAAGAGGAATTGCGCAAGCGGGCCAGCGCGCTGGCCGATACCGACAAGCGAAAGGATGAGTTCCTGGCAACCTTGGCGCACGAATTGCGCAACCCGCTGGCGCCGTTGCGCACCTCCCTGGAGGTGCTGCAAAGAAAGGACTGTACCGAGGCGCAATATGTGGCCGCCCGTGCGGTCATGAGCCGCCAGGTAGCGCAAATGGCGATCTTGATCGACGAACTCCTGGATGTCTCGCGGATCTCCAGCGGCAAGGTGATATTGCGGCGGGAGAACATCGGGCTGCAGGCGATCATCGACCACGCCCTGGAAATGACCCTCCCCTTGATCACGGAATACGGTCACCGCATCAGCGTCAATATCCCGGCGGCGCCGGTCTATCTGCATGCCGACAAGACCCGCCTGGCCCAGACCCTGTCCAACCTGCTCAACAACGCGGCCAAATATACCCCGAAGGGTGGCGATATCTGGCTGGACGCCACGGTGGACGGCCATGATATCGTGATCAATATCCGTGATAGCGGCATCGGCATCGCATCGGAGATGCTGGAACGGGTGTTCGATGTCTTTCTACAGATCGATCGCAATTTCGAGCAGGCGGAAGGCGGCCTGGGCATCGGCCTGTCCCTGGCAAAACGCCTCACCGCGCTGCATGGCGGCAGTTTGACCGCCCATAGCGAAGGGCTGGGCAAAGGCAGTCTATTCACGCTGCGCTTACCCCTGTTGGCAAACCTGGAGGCACCGATGCACGACACCTTGCCGATATCGGCCGAGCACGGCGCGAGTACGGCGCGCCGCATCCTGGTCGTGGACGACAATGTCGATTGCCTGGAAAGCATGGCCATGCTGCTCGAACTGGAAGGCCACGAAGTCTTGCGGGCCCAGGATGGTTTGGATGCCTACCGGATCGCCATGCAGAAACGTCCCGACATCGTATTCATGGATATTGGCTTGCCCAAGCTCAATGGCTACGAAACCGCGCAAAAGCTAAGGGAAGATTACGGCTCGCAAGCGCTTACCCTGGTGGCGATCAGCGGCTGGGGGCAGGACAAGGATAGGACCTTGTCCTTGCAGGCGGGCTTCGATTTCCACTTGGTCAAGCCGGTGGATTTTTCGGCGCTTACCATGGTGATCAATGAAGGGCGGCCTGGTGCGTAA
- a CDS encoding two component system sensor kinase → MTFPRLGSSLALKLLMKIAALAATFWFINEGLADLYIYHESRTIVTAEITRATQLRVKLENYRGLSAEQNARKLLERWEQYHNAKNLSLAVSNKPAPHFFTFHTARFLGNDDSVEAKSPEVRVTVAILQEFGISGFTDYLDSFVVLPEEGLVMFPPLESDANYLGRRKQELQQLRKAPIRDGFQWSDPYFDPAYGWRVSVAAIDPQSGAMAGFGLRIIDLPTANKFNESIGTLLVRDRHSGRLLPVPENPLPIAEVEEVFRQTPPCKELTSQTAADYLVICKPLLGAPWEALVLYPERQIRAAVFEPMLAWLPMTLCLGIFLLTAMFYIFRHDLARPLQDFTAIIDLTGPRSLQLRLPQRRRDELGRIAKAYNGLLDTISAHYETLERKVAERTRELDEAKHIAELANQRKSEHITSISHDIRTPLNGIVGALGLLQHSVWQTSQHDLIDTALKSSGYLLGIINNLLDFSRIEAGQMELSVEPTKLLPLLDEAMLTVHLRAAEKGLTLKTLVEKDVPLSVPLDALRVRQILINLLGNSVKFTERGFVQLHVSVQGDTLCIAVDDSGPGIPMEERARIFKPFEQVRPHTNGSGLGLAISTRLAGLMGGSVELETGAKGGARFVLKLQLSGSSAEPLPFSGPLAAPIGLHEQLAEWGFEPVVGNDGPLAAMELIFLPGRLWQRLQNPSGEGSDSARIQQSPWLLKVLLVDDVPTNRDIVGKMIRHLGHDVITAESGEAALAQGRKHVFDLVLMDVRMADMDGLEATRRWRDERYEVLDNLCPIIALTANALPAERERVRSAGMDEYLAKPVSINHIAWAVDFAVSAQLSRGIELTPNAHLQKSMLDSDDDSMRMRLKDELYRLLERVAGALAVLDENQLKDALHALKGSAGQGGAELVWDAVEELEARLQTGVWPAELDVRDIAILIENAF, encoded by the coding sequence ATGACATTTCCTCGTCTGGGTAGTTCGCTCGCCCTTAAACTATTGATGAAGATAGCAGCGCTGGCCGCGACATTCTGGTTCATCAACGAAGGGCTTGCCGATCTATATATCTATCATGAATCGCGCACGATAGTGACCGCGGAGATTACGCGGGCGACCCAGCTACGCGTAAAGCTGGAGAACTATCGCGGTCTATCGGCGGAGCAGAATGCGCGAAAGCTGCTTGAACGCTGGGAGCAGTACCACAATGCAAAAAACCTTTCGCTCGCCGTAAGCAATAAGCCGGCACCGCATTTTTTTACCTTTCACACGGCGCGATTCCTGGGCAATGACGACAGTGTTGAAGCCAAGTCGCCGGAAGTGCGGGTCACGGTGGCGATTCTGCAGGAATTCGGCATCAGCGGATTCACCGATTATCTCGACAGTTTCGTGGTGCTGCCCGAAGAGGGCCTGGTCATGTTTCCGCCGCTCGAGTCGGATGCGAACTATCTCGGCCGACGCAAGCAAGAGCTACAGCAACTGCGCAAAGCGCCGATCCGCGATGGCTTCCAATGGAGCGATCCCTATTTCGATCCCGCCTATGGCTGGCGCGTTTCCGTTGCGGCTATCGACCCGCAGTCCGGTGCGATGGCGGGATTCGGCCTGCGCATCATCGATCTGCCCACCGCCAACAAGTTCAACGAATCAATTGGCACCCTGCTGGTACGCGACAGACACTCCGGCCGCCTGCTCCCCGTGCCGGAAAATCCCTTGCCGATAGCGGAGGTGGAAGAGGTATTCAGGCAGACACCACCGTGCAAGGAGCTGACCTCGCAAACCGCCGCCGACTACCTGGTGATTTGCAAGCCCCTGCTGGGCGCGCCATGGGAAGCACTGGTCTTGTATCCGGAGAGGCAAATCAGGGCGGCCGTATTCGAGCCCATGCTGGCCTGGTTGCCGATGACCTTATGCCTTGGCATCTTCCTGTTGACGGCCATGTTCTATATTTTTCGGCATGATCTGGCCCGGCCCCTGCAGGATTTCACCGCCATTATCGATCTGACCGGGCCGCGCAGCCTGCAATTGCGCTTGCCGCAGCGCCGGCGCGATGAGTTGGGACGTATCGCCAAGGCATACAATGGTTTGCTGGATACGATCTCGGCGCACTACGAGACCCTGGAGCGAAAGGTCGCCGAACGGACCCGGGAACTGGACGAAGCGAAGCACATCGCCGAGTTGGCCAATCAGCGCAAGAGCGAGCACATCACCAGCATCAGCCACGATATCCGCACGCCGCTCAATGGCATCGTCGGTGCGTTGGGGCTGCTCCAGCACAGCGTTTGGCAGACCAGCCAGCATGATCTGATCGATACCGCCTTGAAAAGCTCGGGCTATCTGCTGGGCATCATCAACAATCTATTGGATTTTTCCCGCATCGAAGCCGGGCAGATGGAGCTATCGGTGGAGCCGACGAAGCTCCTTCCGCTGCTGGACGAAGCCATGCTGACGGTACACCTGCGCGCGGCGGAAAAAGGACTGACCCTCAAGACCTTGGTGGAGAAGGATGTTCCGCTATCGGTACCGCTGGACGCGCTTCGCGTACGACAGATCCTGATCAATCTGCTGGGCAATTCGGTCAAGTTCACCGAGCGCGGTTTTGTCCAGCTGCATGTTTCGGTACAAGGCGACACGCTGTGCATTGCGGTGGACGATTCCGGCCCGGGTATTCCCATGGAGGAGCGGGCCAGAATTTTCAAACCCTTCGAACAAGTTCGTCCGCATACCAACGGCAGCGGCTTGGGCCTGGCGATTTCGACCCGCCTGGCCGGGCTGATGGGCGGCAGCGTGGAACTGGAGACCGGCGCCAAGGGCGGCGCCCGGTTTGTTCTCAAGTTGCAGCTTTCCGGCAGCAGCGCTGAGCCACTGCCTTTCAGTGGCCCCCTGGCCGCGCCGATCGGATTGCACGAGCAATTGGCCGAGTGGGGCTTTGAACCCGTGGTGGGCAACGACGGACCGCTCGCCGCCATGGAATTGATCTTCCTGCCGGGCAGGCTATGGCAACGGCTGCAGAACCCCTCCGGGGAAGGCAGCGATTCGGCCAGGATCCAGCAATCTCCCTGGCTGCTGAAGGTGCTGCTGGTGGACGACGTACCGACCAATCGCGATATCGTGGGCAAGATGATCCGGCATCTGGGCCACGACGTCATCACGGCGGAGAGCGGCGAGGCGGCACTGGCGCAAGGGCGCAAGCATGTGTTCGACCTGGTGTTGATGGACGTGCGCATGGCCGATATGGATGGCTTGGAAGCCACCCGGCGGTGGCGCGACGAACGCTATGAAGTGCTGGACAATCTATGCCCCATTATCGCCTTGACCGCCAATGCGCTGCCCGCGGAACGCGAACGGGTACGCTCGGCGGGCATGGACGAATACCTGGCCAAGCCGGTGTCGATCAACCATATCGCCTGGGCAGTGGACTTCGCGGTCAGCGCGCAACTGAGCCGCGGCATCGAATTGACACCCAACGCCCATTTGCAGAAGTCCATGCTGGATTCGGACGACGACTCCATGCGCATGCGCCTGAAGGATGAGCTGTACCGCTTGCTCGAACGGGTGGCCGGGGCATTGGCCGTGCTGGACGAAAACCAGCTCAAGGACGCGCTCCATGCACTGAAAGGGAGCGCGGGGCAGGGCGGCGCCGAGCTGGTCTGGGATGCGGTGGAGGAGCTGGAGGCGCGTTTGCAGACCGGGGTATGGCCTGCGGAGCTGGATGTGCGCGATATTGCGATATTGATCGAGAATGCTTTCTAG
- a CDS encoding EscE/YscE/SsaE family type III secretion system needle protein co-chaperone, producing the protein MARITELETNLQADQHGSYHARLIKQLAVRQAELARQLRQPVTPERYRELSALHTACLAARNIVDTLWRRYRMG; encoded by the coding sequence ATGGCACGCATCACCGAACTGGAAACCAATCTGCAGGCCGATCAGCACGGGAGCTATCACGCCAGGTTGATCAAGCAACTCGCCGTTCGGCAGGCAGAGCTGGCCAGGCAACTGCGCCAGCCGGTCACGCCGGAGCGCTATCGCGAATTGTCGGCACTGCACACCGCCTGCCTCGCGGCCCGCAATATCGTCGATACACTCTGGCGCCGCTACCGTATGGGCTAG
- a CDS encoding TAXI family TRAP transporter solute-binding subunit — MQETTPPTGRQRRREIRRKIARKVLPARFHARISAVSWRDLAVTLGPFLLFSVLLIAAVITLLDPAPPKTITISSGPEGSAFHKHAEKYRKILARNGITLVVLKSEGSLENLDRLSAGKVDLGFVIDGITPAGKADQLVSLGSISHQPMFMFYRGKETVGKLTELAGKRVSIGRVGSGARVLALALFKANGIDQGGTTQLRGLEAEDAVEALLAGEIDAAFLMGDSASLATMRKLMFAADVHLLNLSQAEAYTRRIPSLGKLTLPMGAIDLARNIPSLDIALVAPNVELLARESLHPALSDLLIDAAREVHGRRGLLQEAGEFPVAQSSDFRLSDDADRYYKFGKGFFYRHLPFWLASLLDRIVILVLPIAVLLIPAIRLLPWLYRWRIHSRIYPWYGALMALERGLLSQPIPEDRGPLLARLDEIEQGVNKLTVPLAFIDQIYVLREHIAFVRARLAADGLGARQ, encoded by the coding sequence ATGCAGGAAACAACCCCTCCCACCGGCCGGCAACGGCGCCGGGAAATACGCCGGAAGATCGCCAGGAAGGTATTGCCGGCACGATTCCACGCCCGTATCAGCGCGGTGTCCTGGCGCGACCTGGCGGTTACCCTGGGGCCTTTCCTGCTGTTCTCGGTGCTGCTGATTGCCGCGGTCATTACCCTGCTCGACCCGGCGCCGCCTAAAACCATCACCATTTCCAGCGGGCCGGAAGGCAGTGCTTTCCATAAGCATGCGGAGAAGTACCGGAAGATCCTGGCCCGTAACGGCATCACGCTGGTGGTGCTCAAATCGGAAGGATCCCTGGAGAACCTGGATCGCCTGAGCGCCGGCAAGGTCGATCTCGGCTTCGTCATTGATGGGATCACGCCGGCGGGGAAGGCCGACCAGCTGGTTTCGCTCGGCAGCATTTCGCACCAGCCGATGTTTATGTTCTATCGCGGCAAGGAGACGGTAGGCAAGCTGACCGAGCTGGCTGGCAAGCGTGTGTCCATCGGCAGAGTGGGCAGCGGTGCGCGTGTTCTGGCCCTGGCCTTGTTCAAGGCCAACGGTATCGATCAGGGGGGCACGACGCAGTTGCGGGGCCTGGAAGCGGAAGACGCGGTTGAGGCGCTGCTGGCCGGCGAGATCGATGCAGCTTTTCTGATGGGTGACTCCGCCAGCCTGGCGACCATGCGCAAGCTGATGTTCGCCGCCGATGTGCACTTGCTGAACTTGTCCCAGGCAGAGGCCTACACCCGTCGCATACCGTCCCTGGGTAAATTGACCCTACCGATGGGGGCGATCGACCTGGCGCGCAATATTCCCAGTCTGGATATCGCCCTGGTCGCCCCAAACGTGGAACTGCTGGCACGGGAAAGCTTGCACCCCGCCTTGTCCGACCTGTTGATAGACGCGGCCCGCGAGGTGCACGGCAGGCGCGGCCTATTGCAGGAAGCCGGCGAGTTTCCGGTCGCGCAGAGCAGCGATTTCCGGCTCAGCGACGATGCCGACCGCTATTACAAATTCGGCAAGGGCTTTTTCTATCGTCATCTGCCTTTCTGGCTGGCCAGCTTGCTGGATCGCATCGTGATCCTGGTCCTGCCTATCGCGGTGCTGCTGATTCCCGCTATACGCCTGTTGCCGTGGCTATACCGCTGGCGGATCCATTCGCGTATCTATCCCTGGTATGGCGCATTGATGGCGCTGGAGCGCGGCTTGCTCAGCCAGCCCATCCCAGAAGATCGCGGTCCGCTGCTGGCCCGTCTGGATGAGATCGAGCAGGGTGTGAACAAACTGACCGTGCCGCTTGCCTTTATCGACCAGATCTATGTGCTGCGTGAACATATTGCCTTTGTGCGCGCGCGTTTGGCGGCGGATGGTCTGGGCGCGCGTCAATAA
- a CDS encoding two component system response regulator, whose translation MQINPQARVNILIVEDHALLIEGIKNLLGNFPQYHVVGEVEDGLDVYRACQTHHPDLVLLDLGLPGMDGIDIIRQLRKRWPDLLIVVITANAAEHKASDALQAGAQGYVLKKSSQQILLAALQTVLLGKEFIDPALNESQVRKQTDHGENTVLTSRERQVLKLIAEGCRNRDVAEHLSISLKTVETHRLNLMRKLDAHNSTELVGWAQRIGLIE comes from the coding sequence ATGCAAATAAACCCGCAAGCGCGCGTCAACATCCTGATTGTCGAAGACCATGCCCTCCTGATCGAGGGCATTAAAAACCTGCTGGGCAATTTCCCTCAATACCATGTGGTGGGCGAGGTGGAAGATGGCCTGGATGTCTACCGCGCCTGCCAAACCCATCACCCCGACCTGGTCTTGCTCGATCTGGGACTGCCCGGCATGGATGGCATCGACATCATTCGCCAGTTGCGGAAGCGGTGGCCGGACCTGTTGATCGTCGTGATTACCGCCAACGCCGCCGAGCACAAGGCCAGCGACGCCTTGCAGGCCGGCGCGCAGGGCTATGTCCTGAAGAAGAGTTCACAGCAGATCCTGCTTGCCGCCCTGCAGACCGTCCTGCTTGGCAAGGAATTCATCGACCCGGCGCTGAACGAATCGCAGGTGCGCAAGCAAACCGACCACGGCGAAAACACCGTGCTCACCAGCCGGGAGCGGCAGGTGCTGAAGCTGATCGCCGAGGGCTGCCGCAACCGCGACGTCGCCGAGCATCTGTCCATCAGCCTGAAAACGGTGGAAACCCATCGACTGAATCTGATGCGCAAACTCGATGCGCATAATTCGACGGAGCTGGTGGGGTGGGCGCAGCGGATTGGCTTGATCGAGTAA